Proteins encoded by one window of Tunturibacter psychrotolerans:
- the tsaB gene encoding tRNA (adenosine(37)-N6)-threonylcarbamoyltransferase complex dimerization subunit type 1 TsaB, whose amino-acid sequence MMRFLMIHTAGAEGSVALGDAGAAQTIVATEMLPGRTSSERLVPAVRRLMRASGWKLSELTAVVVVHGPGSFTGVRVGVSAAKGLSEAGGVPLIAVSRLALLAGSVDDGGEKVHTVLDAGRGEFYYGEYVGRSCVREALMCAQDVMVAASGGLVVVCEAKVEESLVELRLRLVEEPLAGDALPFAVERVVSGEFDDAATLDANYLRRTDAEIFAKPAVPRSAR is encoded by the coding sequence ATGATGCGGTTTTTAATGATTCATACGGCTGGTGCGGAGGGGAGCGTCGCGCTGGGAGACGCAGGCGCGGCACAGACGATTGTTGCGACTGAGATGTTGCCGGGGAGAACTTCGTCGGAGCGGCTGGTGCCGGCAGTGCGTCGTCTGATGCGGGCAAGTGGATGGAAGCTGAGTGAACTGACGGCCGTGGTGGTGGTGCATGGACCTGGATCTTTTACTGGTGTAAGAGTAGGCGTGAGCGCAGCCAAGGGGTTGAGTGAGGCGGGTGGTGTGCCGCTGATCGCGGTGTCGCGTCTGGCGTTGCTTGCCGGCTCCGTCGATGACGGCGGTGAGAAGGTGCACACGGTGCTCGATGCGGGGCGCGGTGAGTTTTATTACGGCGAATATGTCGGGCGAAGCTGCGTGCGGGAGGCCTTGATGTGCGCGCAGGATGTGATGGTTGCGGCATCGGGTGGGTTGGTGGTGGTGTGTGAGGCGAAGGTAGAAGAGAGTTTGGTGGAGTTGCGGTTGAGGCTAGTGGAGGAGCCATTGGCTGGGGATGCTTTGCCGTTTGCGGTGGAGCGGGTTGTATCGGGGGAGTTCGACGATGCGGCTACGCTGGATGCGAATTATCTGCGGCGGACGGATGCTGAGATTTTTGCAAAGCCTGCCGTGCCGAGATCGGCTCGATGA
- the pssA gene encoding CDP-diacylglycerol--serine O-phosphatidyltransferase: MEDAQIGTDGKMRRQPSRGMYVLPSLFTAGNMAAGYYAITQSIQGSMADQSYFDRAALALGIAVLFDGLDGIIARMTNTTSDFGRELDSLADVITFGVAPSLLAYIWGFRMLPSMAHPEARQQIVHIGVFVCFIFLICGASRLARFNISINPQPRNPGRPGKKYFVGMPIPAGAGVISSVVHFQRGSPIDNPWVSVVWLCLLLFTSFLMVSNWRFWSAKEITVGARHPYRLFAVIAVVGASIVLYHQYMLIIIAMAYLVSGVVARLAYSWGRERRHSSAAIR; the protein is encoded by the coding sequence ATGGAGGATGCACAGATAGGCACTGACGGTAAGATGAGGCGTCAGCCCAGTCGCGGGATGTATGTGCTGCCGTCCCTGTTCACGGCGGGCAACATGGCTGCGGGATACTACGCGATTACACAGAGTATTCAAGGGTCGATGGCGGACCAGAGTTACTTTGACCGAGCTGCACTGGCCCTAGGAATTGCGGTGCTGTTTGATGGGCTGGACGGAATCATCGCAAGAATGACGAATACGACGAGTGACTTTGGTAGGGAACTCGATTCACTTGCGGACGTGATTACGTTTGGCGTTGCGCCGAGTTTACTGGCTTACATTTGGGGCTTCCGCATGTTGCCGTCGATGGCGCATCCGGAGGCGCGGCAGCAGATAGTCCATATCGGGGTGTTTGTCTGCTTTATTTTTTTGATCTGCGGCGCCAGCCGGTTGGCTCGATTTAATATCAGCATCAATCCGCAGCCGCGCAATCCGGGTCGTCCGGGCAAGAAGTATTTTGTAGGGATGCCGATACCGGCGGGTGCGGGCGTGATCAGTTCGGTGGTTCACTTTCAGCGTGGATCGCCAATCGACAACCCGTGGGTTTCAGTGGTGTGGCTTTGCCTGTTGTTGTTTACCAGCTTTCTAATGGTGAGCAACTGGCGCTTCTGGAGCGCGAAGGAGATTACGGTTGGAGCACGACACCCCTACAGGCTGTTTGCGGTTATAGCGGTAGTAGGTGCGTCGATTGTGCTGTATCACCAATACATGCTGATTATTATCGCGATGGCGTATCTGGTATCTGGCGTGGTGGCTCGGCTGGCGTATTCGTGGGGCAGAGAGCGACGGCATTCGAGTGCTGCGATTCGGTGA
- a CDS encoding DUF465 domain-containing protein → MQTGKFTELPHPASFPSIQQLMQEHSLYDRRLDTLRSKLFLTDSEQLEEVRLKKLKLRLKDEIERLRRLGVAS, encoded by the coding sequence GTGCAAACTGGCAAGTTCACCGAGCTGCCCCACCCTGCGTCGTTTCCTTCCATTCAACAATTGATGCAAGAACATAGCCTGTATGATCGCAGGCTGGATACGTTGCGATCCAAGTTGTTTCTGACGGATTCCGAACAACTGGAAGAGGTACGTTTGAAGAAGTTGAAGCTCAGACTGAAGGATGAGATCGAGCGGCTTCGGCGGCTGGGAGTAGCATCCTAA
- a CDS encoding phosphatidylserine decarboxylase, producing the protein MVRDGFFYALGLGLVAAVLWYLNMPIALVALPVVLAAFFLWFFRDPNRTIPQAPGQIVSPGDGVVTEAEWIETISGSRLRLSIFLNVFDVHVNRSPVGGVVKVCEFRKGEFMNAMKPESVLNNEQTLITIDAGGYEVSFKQIAGLLARRIVCNLKVGDRVERGQRIGLIKFGSRVDVLIPAAANLKVKTGARVKGGSTVLAVLPEQALNEASAVVA; encoded by the coding sequence ATGGTGCGAGACGGTTTCTTCTATGCCTTAGGGCTTGGGTTGGTTGCGGCAGTGCTCTGGTATTTGAATATGCCGATTGCGCTGGTGGCGTTGCCGGTGGTGCTGGCGGCTTTCTTTTTGTGGTTTTTTCGTGATCCGAACAGGACGATTCCTCAGGCGCCGGGACAGATTGTGTCTCCCGGCGATGGCGTGGTTACGGAAGCTGAGTGGATCGAGACGATTAGTGGAAGCCGGTTACGGCTTAGCATCTTTCTGAATGTCTTTGACGTGCATGTGAACCGCTCGCCTGTGGGCGGTGTAGTGAAGGTGTGCGAGTTTCGCAAAGGCGAATTTATGAATGCGATGAAGCCGGAGTCGGTGCTCAATAACGAGCAGACTTTGATCACGATCGACGCCGGCGGTTACGAGGTCAGCTTTAAACAGATTGCGGGGCTACTGGCGCGACGCATCGTTTGCAATCTGAAGGTGGGTGACCGGGTGGAGCGCGGACAGAGAATCGGCCTCATCAAATTTGGGTCGAGGGTAGATGTTCTGATTCCTGCTGCTGCGAACCTGAAGGTGAAGACGGGGGCTCGCGTAAAGGGCGGATCGACTGTACTGGCTGTGCTTCCAGAGCAGGCGCTCAATGAAGCATCGGCAGTGGTGGCTTGA
- a CDS encoding GNAT family N-acetyltransferase has translation MSVVDYRVREGVAADLVGVMRLEEETAEAPHWAAAEYAAIVDSGGLADGAVRRRLFVAEDEAGLLGFAVGKVLVSEVVNLGELESVAVGVSTRRSGVGRMLCEAVIRWCVERGATEMELEVRSGSAGAIALYRGLGFVAVGERAGYYRDPDDDALLMQLKLAEGA, from the coding sequence ATGAGTGTTGTTGATTATCGAGTCCGGGAGGGTGTCGCTGCGGATCTTGTGGGGGTGATGCGGCTCGAAGAGGAGACTGCGGAGGCTCCGCATTGGGCTGCGGCGGAGTATGCAGCAATTGTGGATTCGGGCGGACTTGCTGATGGTGCGGTGAGGAGGCGCCTCTTCGTTGCGGAGGACGAGGCGGGGTTGCTGGGGTTCGCCGTGGGGAAGGTTCTGGTTTCAGAGGTTGTGAATTTGGGGGAGCTTGAAAGCGTTGCGGTGGGCGTGTCGACGAGGCGAAGTGGGGTTGGCAGGATGCTTTGCGAAGCGGTCATTCGCTGGTGTGTGGAGCGGGGCGCGACGGAGATGGAACTCGAGGTTAGGTCTGGGAGTGCGGGGGCGATTGCGCTTTACAGAGGGTTGGGCTTCGTTGCCGTCGGTGAACGTGCTGGATACTATCGAGATCCCGACGACGACGCGTTGCTGATGCAGTTGAAGTTAGCGGAAGGTGCGTAA